The window TGTGCAAGATTTTAGGGCAATGCACAAGGGATTGTGAGAACATATATAGCAAACCCTGGGTCGTGGGCTTATAGCTTTAGTTTTCTGATGTATCTTTTTAATCTTTTCTCCTATTTTCTTAGCCAATGAAAGGGCCTTTCTTTGGCATCCAATAAGTTTGCCCACAAAGGATATGGCAGATGGGGCATCCAAGACTGTTTTTGTCTTTACCACATAAGTTGTTATCCCCTTAGCTCTTAATTTGGAAATAGCTCCTTTTCTTAAATCAATATCTGTAGCCAATACTAAATCCGGAGAAAGGGAAATTATCTTTTCTATATCCGGTGTAGAATAACCGCCAATCTTATCTATCAGCTTGACTTCTGGAGGATAATTACAACACCCGCTTACTGCCACAAGTTTACTGCCCTCTCCTAAGGCAAAAACAATCTCAGTATTAGACGGTGCTAATGAGACAATTCTTTTAATGTTCATTTTTAAATTTGAGTTCCAAAAACCAATGTTTATCTTTAAATATCTTCTTGTCAAAGATGAGTTCTATAGGCCCTTTAAAGATAGGGCCGTTGTAAACCAAACTGTGATACTCTCCCTCTTCTCCACAAAGGTCAACTTTCTTTAAAGAATTTATGTCTTTTACAAATTCATTATCGACTTGGCGGCCTAACCATTCTTTACCTAAAGAGGATGCATCTGTGGCTACAACAATTGCCTTAAATTTTTGATCAATAAATTCTTTAAGCAAATTTTCTCTTTTTTCTTTCCATAAGGGCAGTATCGGTTTTATATCT is drawn from Patescibacteria group bacterium and contains these coding sequences:
- a CDS encoding ABC transporter substrate-binding protein: MNIKRIVSLAPSNTEIVFALGEGSKLVAVSGCCNYPPEVKLIDKIGGYSTPDIEKIISLSPDLVLATDIDLRKGAISKLRAKGITTYVVKTKTVLDAPSAISFVGKLIGCQRKALSLAKKIGEKIKKIHQKTKAISPRPRVCYICSHNPLCIALKSCTINKLIEVAGGLNIMRDIDRDNIDDLLEVVIKKNPQVIITSKGHRETMGLLSYTQNHPRFQHTDAYLNNRIYQIDAQLVCRPGPRTVKGLEILAKFIHPEIFKED